From Chryseobacterium salivictor, a single genomic window includes:
- a CDS encoding polyribonucleotide nucleotidyltransferase — translation MNAPQAIIETIQLKDGREITIETGKLAKQANGAVVVRMGGTMLLATVVASKEAKPGVDFLPLTVDYREKFYSAGKIPGNFFRREARPSDEEILTMRLVDRVLRPLFPSDFHAEVQVMISLISYDKECMPEALAGLAASAAIAITDIPFNGPMSEVTVARIDGKLVVNPSMENLAKADLNIMVGATKDSIVMVEGEMEEISEQEMIEAIKFAHEEIKVQVAAQERLAERVGKSLPKREYSHEDHNEEIREKVWAQTYDKVLDIAKTPSAKEERHDNFQAVLADFLTQYSEEELVTVTPYAKIYFHDVEKEAMRQMILNDKIRLDGRSPETIRPIWSEVDYLPGAHGSAIFTRGETQSLTAVTLGSVKDANMVDTVAINYDQKFFLHYNFPPFSTGEARPLRGTSRREVGHGNLAQRALAKMIPTENPYTIRIVSDILESNGSSSMATVCAGTLALMDAGVQISKPVSGIAMGLVTDPKSGKFTVLSDILGDEDHLGDMDFKVTGTADGITACQMDIKVEGLTMDIMEKALIQAKDGRLHILNELLKTLDAPRPDVKPHAPKMEVLEISKDFIGAIIGPGGKIIQQMQKDFETVIAIEEIGEIGRIEISGVNRENINATIAAINEICFVPVVGSVYNGRVVKVMDFGAFVAIAKGTEGLLHISEIEWARLDKVPYNEGDQVEVKFMGYDDRKKMKLSRKVLLPRPAREERPNNDRPREDRSQGDRPQRRDDRPENNGGHNPENNG, via the coding sequence ATGAATGCTCCACAAGCAATTATTGAAACAATTCAATTAAAAGATGGTAGAGAAATTACCATCGAAACAGGAAAATTAGCGAAACAAGCCAACGGTGCTGTAGTCGTAAGAATGGGAGGTACGATGCTTTTAGCAACTGTTGTCGCCAGCAAAGAAGCGAAACCAGGCGTTGATTTTCTGCCACTGACAGTAGATTACAGAGAGAAATTTTATTCTGCAGGAAAAATCCCGGGAAACTTCTTCAGAAGAGAAGCAAGACCATCTGACGAGGAAATTTTAACAATGAGATTAGTTGACCGCGTTTTGCGTCCGCTTTTCCCATCCGATTTCCATGCAGAAGTTCAGGTGATGATTTCCCTGATTTCTTATGATAAAGAGTGCATGCCGGAAGCTTTGGCAGGTTTAGCAGCCTCCGCAGCGATCGCAATTACCGATATTCCTTTCAACGGACCAATGTCTGAAGTTACCGTAGCCAGAATCGACGGAAAATTGGTTGTTAACCCAAGTATGGAGAATTTAGCGAAAGCTGATTTAAATATTATGGTTGGAGCGACCAAAGATTCTATCGTAATGGTTGAAGGTGAAATGGAAGAAATTTCTGAACAGGAAATGATCGAAGCAATCAAATTCGCACACGAAGAAATTAAAGTTCAGGTAGCCGCTCAGGAAAGATTAGCCGAGAGAGTTGGCAAATCTCTTCCAAAAAGAGAATATTCCCACGAAGATCACAACGAAGAAATTCGCGAAAAAGTTTGGGCCCAAACTTATGATAAAGTATTAGACATTGCAAAAACGCCTTCTGCTAAAGAAGAAAGACATGATAACTTCCAGGCGGTTTTAGCTGACTTCTTAACGCAGTATTCTGAGGAAGAATTAGTAACAGTAACCCCTTACGCAAAAATCTATTTCCACGATGTAGAAAAAGAAGCAATGCGTCAAATGATCTTGAACGACAAAATCCGTTTGGATGGAAGAAGTCCGGAAACGATTCGTCCGATCTGGTCAGAAGTTGATTATTTACCGGGAGCTCACGGTTCTGCAATCTTTACCAGAGGAGAAACTCAGTCACTGACTGCCGTAACTTTAGGATCTGTAAAAGATGCGAACATGGTGGATACGGTTGCGATTAATTATGATCAGAAATTCTTCTTACATTACAACTTTCCACCGTTCTCAACGGGTGAAGCAAGACCTTTAAGAGGAACTTCAAGAAGAGAAGTAGGTCACGGAAACCTGGCTCAGAGAGCTTTGGCAAAAATGATTCCTACAGAAAATCCTTACACCATCCGTATCGTTTCTGATATTTTAGAATCAAACGGTTCGTCTTCTATGGCAACTGTTTGTGCAGGAACTTTAGCATTAATGGATGCAGGGGTACAAATTTCAAAACCGGTATCCGGAATTGCTATGGGATTGGTAACTGATCCTAAATCAGGTAAATTCACCGTACTTTCCGATATCTTAGGAGATGAAGATCACTTAGGTGATATGGATTTCAAAGTAACAGGAACTGCAGACGGAATCACGGCTTGTCAGATGGACATTAAGGTGGAAGGTCTTACAATGGACATTATGGAAAAAGCATTAATCCAGGCGAAAGACGGAAGACTGCATATCCTTAATGAATTATTGAAAACCCTTGACGCACCAAGACCAGACGTTAAACCACACGCACCGAAAATGGAAGTTTTGGAAATCTCCAAAGACTTCATCGGAGCGATTATTGGACCTGGAGGAAAAATTATTCAGCAGATGCAGAAAGATTTCGAAACCGTTATCGCGATCGAAGAAATTGGCGAAATCGGAAGAATCGAAATTTCCGGGGTGAACAGAGAAAACATCAACGCCACGATTGCAGCGATTAACGAAATCTGTTTCGTTCCTGTGGTTGGAAGTGTATACAACGGCAGAGTTGTAAAAGTAATGGATTTCGGTGCTTTTGTAGCGATTGCAAAAGGAACTGAAGGTTTATTGCATATTTCTGAGATCGAATGGGCACGTTTGGATAAAGTTCCTTACA
- a CDS encoding GlsB/YeaQ/YmgE family stress response membrane protein produces MGILWTLIIGAVAGWLGAQIFKGGSLGLIGNIIVGIIGGFIGYFLLGTLFGTAIIGQILTGAVGAIVLLAIINLLSGRRV; encoded by the coding sequence ATGGGAATTTTATGGACATTAATTATTGGGGCCGTTGCCGGATGGTTGGGAGCACAAATCTTTAAAGGCGGAAGTCTAGGATTAATCGGGAATATTATAGTCGGTATTATCGGCGGATTTATTGGGTATTTCCTTTTGGGAACCCTGTTTGGAACTGCTATTATCGGACAGATTTTAACTGGAGCAGTGGGTGCAATTGTATTGCTTGCAATAATTAATTTACTCTCTGGCCGCAGGGTTTAA
- a CDS encoding helix-turn-helix domain-containing protein yields MASDSDFIKTVFGLKMKQFRQKKGFSLQDLATLTGVSKSYLNEIENGKKYPKHDKISQLATSLHCTYDDLVSTKLDKSLAPIAEIIQSDFFKEIPLDLFGINKNNLISIISEAPKKVTAFINTLIEIAKNYNLSKERFYFAVIRSFQELYDNYFPEIEEKAKDYILDNKLSEKPSSVEFRQILERQFQYEIRSLDLEQYGASGKLRSLFIPEKKLLLLNELLDEDQKIFILAKEIGFNILNINPRPNTYSWLDFTSFEELLSNYYAAYFAGCLLIRKETLTQKLSSFFENQEWKPALFENLTEEFTNSPETFYYRLTNILPQEFGIKDLFYLCFTKKKNSDKIQILKELHLNQQQAPHANATSEHYCRRWIAVKNMSNLKENEKLTDAQISHYKDTGLTYLVISTSQKNPFSDGTNRSYCIGILLNSASLKKIKFAKSDQIKTVNVGVTCEFCSISDCEVRQAPPLRLEKEIFNENMKKSIQQIRKQML; encoded by the coding sequence ATGGCAAGTGACAGTGATTTTATAAAAACCGTTTTTGGACTGAAAATGAAACAGTTCCGTCAAAAGAAAGGTTTTTCTTTACAGGATCTGGCGACTTTAACAGGAGTTTCCAAATCGTATTTAAATGAAATAGAAAACGGCAAAAAGTACCCGAAACATGATAAAATTTCACAGCTTGCAACTTCACTACATTGCACTTACGACGATTTGGTCTCTACCAAACTGGACAAAAGTTTAGCGCCAATCGCTGAAATTATACAGTCCGATTTTTTTAAAGAAATTCCGCTCGACCTTTTTGGCATCAACAAAAACAACCTCATCAGTATCATCAGTGAGGCACCGAAAAAAGTGACCGCTTTCATCAATACTTTAATTGAAATTGCGAAGAATTACAATCTCAGTAAAGAGCGTTTTTATTTCGCCGTCATCAGAAGTTTTCAGGAATTGTACGACAATTATTTCCCTGAAATCGAAGAGAAAGCAAAGGATTACATTTTAGACAATAAACTTTCAGAAAAACCCAGTTCTGTTGAATTCCGGCAGATTTTAGAGCGGCAGTTTCAGTACGAAATCCGGTCACTCGATTTGGAACAATATGGTGCTTCCGGAAAATTGCGTTCTCTTTTTATCCCGGAAAAAAAACTACTTTTACTGAATGAACTTTTAGATGAAGATCAGAAAATTTTTATTCTCGCAAAAGAAATCGGTTTTAATATTTTGAATATCAATCCCCGGCCAAACACTTATTCCTGGCTGGATTTTACAAGTTTTGAAGAACTTCTAAGCAATTATTACGCTGCCTATTTCGCCGGATGTTTATTGATTCGAAAAGAAACATTAACTCAGAAATTAAGCAGTTTCTTTGAAAATCAGGAATGGAAGCCTGCCCTTTTTGAAAATTTAACTGAAGAATTCACCAATTCACCGGAGACATTTTATTACCGGCTGACCAATATTTTACCACAAGAATTCGGGATTAAAGATTTGTTTTATCTCTGTTTTACCAAAAAGAAAAATTCAGATAAAATTCAGATTTTAAAAGAACTTCATCTGAATCAGCAACAGGCTCCGCATGCAAACGCGACAAGTGAACATTATTGCAGACGCTGGATTGCGGTGAAAAACATGAGCAATCTAAAAGAAAATGAAAAGCTCACCGACGCACAAATTTCTCATTATAAAGATACCGGCTTAACCTATCTTGTGATTTCCACGTCGCAGAAAAACCCTTTTTCTGATGGAACGAACAGAAGTTATTGCATTGGAATCTTGTTAAATTCAGCTTCTTTAAAGAAAATTAAATTTGCAAAAAGCGATCAGATCAAAACAGTTAATGTCGGTGTAACGTGTGAATTCTGCAGTATTTCTGACTGTGAAGTAAGGCAGGCACCGCCTTTGAGATTAGAAAAGGAAATTTTTAATGAAAATATGAAAAAGTCTATCCAGCAGATTCGGAAGCAAATGCTTTAG
- a CDS encoding ComF family protein: MFLVDLLFPNRCLECKRIIHPEEVVCELCFNQINFTHHHISESNLLTEKCRLLFPIENAFALMQFERQSTSQKIIHQLKYGRREKIGKIIANWTAEKLDFSHSKPDLLVTVPLHPKKLKERGYNQLHLFADELSKNLKIPCEHTLIKRNFYKKAQAKKKKEQRNFNENLFSITRNISNHHILVIDDVFTTGNTMSAVAWEILKAGDNKVSVLVMAMD, from the coding sequence ATGTTTTTAGTGGACTTACTTTTCCCGAACCGCTGTCTGGAATGTAAGCGAATTATCCACCCGGAGGAAGTGGTTTGCGAACTGTGTTTTAATCAAATCAATTTTACCCATCACCATATTTCAGAAAGCAATCTTCTGACAGAAAAATGCCGTTTGCTTTTCCCGATCGAGAACGCTTTTGCATTAATGCAGTTTGAGCGGCAAAGTACAAGTCAAAAAATCATCCATCAGTTAAAATATGGCCGCCGGGAGAAAATCGGAAAAATCATTGCCAACTGGACGGCTGAAAAATTAGATTTTTCGCATTCAAAACCCGATCTTTTAGTGACTGTTCCCCTTCATCCAAAAAAATTAAAAGAACGCGGCTACAATCAACTGCATTTGTTTGCAGATGAACTTTCAAAAAATCTTAAAATCCCTTGTGAACACACTTTAATTAAAAGAAATTTCTACAAGAAAGCTCAGGCAAAGAAGAAAAAAGAGCAAAGAAATTTCAATGAAAACCTTTTTTCAATTACCAGAAACATTTCCAATCACCATATATTAGTGATCGACGATGTTTTCACAACCGGGAATACGATGAGCGCCGTTGCGTGGGAAATTTTAAAAGCCGGAGATAATAAAGTGAGCGTTTTGGTAATGGCGATGGATTAA
- a CDS encoding LemA family protein, whose protein sequence is MNAILIILAFCAVALFYGVSIYNQLVKLRTMVDEAWSSIDVMLKKRYDLIPNLVETVKGYATHERETFDSVTRARAAAMAANSVEEKEAAEKNLNQAMMTLNAVAEQYPDLKANTNFLQLQGELSTLEGDIEKSRRYYNGTVRENNILVATFPSNIIANLYKFTKSPFFELENVTERAVPNVKF, encoded by the coding sequence ATGAATGCTATTTTAATTATTCTAGCTTTTTGCGCTGTAGCTTTATTCTATGGAGTATCTATCTACAATCAATTGGTAAAGTTGCGTACGATGGTTGATGAAGCATGGAGCAGTATCGATGTGATGCTGAAAAAAAGATACGATTTAATCCCAAATTTGGTAGAAACGGTGAAAGGTTATGCCACGCACGAGAGAGAAACCTTTGACAGTGTGACGAGAGCGAGAGCCGCCGCCATGGCTGCAAATTCCGTTGAGGAAAAAGAAGCGGCTGAGAAAAACCTTAACCAGGCGATGATGACTTTGAACGCCGTTGCAGAACAATATCCGGACTTAAAGGCAAATACCAATTTCCTGCAACTTCAGGGCGAACTTTCTACTTTGGAAGGCGACATTGAAAAATCGAGAAGATATTATAATGGAACCGTTCGGGAAAACAATATTCTGGTCGCTACTTTCCCGAGTAATATCATTGCGAACCTGTACAAGTTTACCAAATCTCCTTTCTTTGAACTGGAAAACGTAACTGAAAGAGCGGTTCCCAATGTAAAATTCTAA
- a CDS encoding four helix bundle protein, whose translation MEKRNEILELSIQFALDIIEFTEILESKRKFVIANQLLKSGTSVGANIFESQSAESRADFIHKLKIADKEAKETEYWLLLCEKSSGYPFNEDLKIKLLSIQKLLSKIISTSKINK comes from the coding sequence ATGGAAAAAAGAAATGAAATTTTGGAATTGAGTATTCAGTTTGCATTAGACATTATCGAATTTACTGAAATTCTTGAGAGTAAAAGAAAATTTGTAATTGCTAATCAATTGTTGAAATCAGGAACATCTGTGGGCGCAAATATTTTCGAATCTCAAAGTGCAGAAAGCAGAGCAGATTTTATTCACAAATTAAAAATAGCAGATAAAGAAGCAAAAGAAACAGAATATTGGCTTTTGCTCTGTGAAAAATCATCAGGCTATCCTTTTAATGAAGACTTGAAAATAAAATTACTCAGTATTCAGAAGCTTTTGTCAAAAATTATATCGACTTCAAAAATTAATAAATAA
- the der gene encoding ribosome biogenesis GTPase Der: protein MSNIVAIVGRPNVGKSTLFNRFLERREAIVDSTAGVTRDRHYGKSDWNGVEFTVIDTGGYEVDTEDAFQGEIIKQVELAVDEATSIIFMLNVAEGLTDTDIEIHEMLRRSNKPVYIVVNKADSAKEELAATEFYQLGIPKYYTMSSATGSGTGELLDDIVKDFPTTEYKDPFEGLPKITIAGRPNVGKSTLTNALLDKEQNIVTDVAGTTRDSIQTLYNKFGHEFVLVDTAGMRRKAKVKEDLEFYSVMRAVRSIEYSDIVIIMVDATLGWESQDMNIFGLAQKNRKGIVIVVNKWDLVEKETNTTRDFEARIKEKIGQFTDIPILFVSALTKQRILKTVEVAMEVYQNRAKKIKTSKLNEVMLPVFEATPPPALKGKYVKIKYCVQLPTPSPQFVFFCNLPQYVKEAYKRFAENQLRKHFGFTGVPIEVYFRQK, encoded by the coding sequence ATGTCGAATATCGTCGCCATAGTTGGACGTCCCAACGTAGGAAAATCCACCCTTTTTAACCGTTTTCTCGAAAGAAGAGAAGCTATCGTAGATTCAACAGCCGGAGTTACCAGAGACCGTCATTACGGAAAATCTGACTGGAACGGAGTTGAATTTACCGTTATCGATACCGGTGGTTACGAAGTGGATACTGAAGATGCATTTCAAGGAGAAATTATCAAACAGGTTGAATTAGCCGTTGATGAAGCTACATCAATTATCTTCATGCTTAATGTTGCTGAAGGGTTAACAGATACCGATATTGAAATTCATGAAATGTTACGCCGTTCTAATAAACCGGTTTATATTGTGGTTAACAAAGCGGATTCTGCAAAAGAAGAATTGGCCGCAACTGAATTCTATCAGTTAGGAATTCCAAAATATTATACCATGTCTTCTGCAACAGGTTCCGGAACCGGAGAGTTGCTGGATGATATCGTAAAAGATTTCCCGACTACTGAATATAAAGATCCTTTCGAAGGTTTACCAAAAATTACAATTGCAGGAAGACCAAACGTAGGAAAATCCACTTTAACCAACGCTCTTTTAGACAAGGAACAGAATATTGTAACTGATGTAGCGGGAACAACGCGGGATTCTATCCAGACTTTATATAATAAATTCGGGCACGAATTTGTTTTGGTTGATACCGCAGGAATGCGACGTAAAGCCAAAGTAAAAGAAGATTTAGAATTTTATTCAGTGATGCGTGCTGTTCGTTCCATAGAATATTCTGATATCGTAATTATTATGGTTGATGCCACTTTAGGTTGGGAATCTCAGGATATGAATATTTTCGGACTGGCTCAGAAAAATAGAAAAGGAATCGTAATCGTGGTCAATAAATGGGATTTGGTGGAAAAAGAAACCAATACCACCCGTGACTTCGAAGCGAGAATTAAAGAAAAAATCGGTCAGTTTACCGATATTCCAATTCTTTTTGTATCCGCTTTAACGAAACAGAGGATTCTGAAAACTGTTGAAGTTGCGATGGAAGTTTACCAAAACAGAGCGAAGAAAATTAAAACTTCAAAATTAAATGAAGTAATGCTTCCTGTTTTTGAAGCAACACCGCCGCCGGCACTGAAAGGGAAATATGTGAAGATCAAATATTGTGTACAGCTGCCTACGCCGAGTCCACAGTTTGTGTTTTTCTGTAATTTGCCACAATATGTGAAGGAAGCTTACAAAAGATTTGCTGAAAATCAACTTCGAAAACATTTCGGTTTCACCGGTGTTCCTATTGAAGTTTACTTCAGACAAAAATAA
- the upp gene encoding uracil phosphoribosyltransferase: MITVLSDQFSLINTWINELRNVEIQNDRLRFRRNMERIGEIAAFEISKGLEQKEIEITTPLDKIKSQEVAVQPVITTILRAGVPLFQGILNYLDKADCGFVAAYRKHDANDYFSIKQDYLTCPSIDGRPLIVADPMLATGASLIEAIKDLLNHGKPTQLHIVAAIASQQGVDTIQKEFPEAKIWVGVIDEKLTSKGYITPGLGDAGDLSYGEKLQR, encoded by the coding sequence ATGATTACTGTCCTTTCAGATCAATTTTCTCTTATTAATACTTGGATCAATGAACTTCGAAATGTAGAAATTCAAAATGACCGACTCCGCTTCCGTCGAAATATGGAAAGAATTGGAGAAATTGCCGCCTTTGAAATCAGCAAAGGGTTGGAACAAAAGGAAATCGAAATTACCACACCTTTAGACAAAATTAAATCCCAGGAAGTTGCCGTACAACCTGTAATTACAACGATTTTAAGAGCAGGTGTTCCTTTGTTTCAGGGGATTTTAAATTATCTGGATAAGGCAGATTGCGGTTTCGTAGCAGCATATCGAAAACATGATGCGAACGATTATTTCTCCATCAAACAGGATTATCTCACCTGTCCGAGTATCGACGGCAGGCCCTTAATCGTCGCAGATCCGATGTTGGCTACCGGCGCAAGCTTAATTGAAGCCATCAAAGATTTATTGAATCATGGAAAACCGACACAACTCCATATTGTAGCAGCAATCGCTTCACAACAAGGCGTTGATACCATTCAGAAAGAATTTCCGGAAGCGAAAATATGGGTAGGCGTTATCGACGAAAAGTTGACCTCAAAAGGCTATATTACGCCAGGTTTGGGAGATGCCGGCGATTTGTCCTACGGTGAAAAATTACAGAGATAA
- a CDS encoding DUF2207 domain-containing protein has translation MNRLIFAFLILIFGIGAAQDLAVDSSARKNYEHIISFDSDIVIGKNAQITVTEKIKVYAEGINIRRGIFRSLPLWRNINGRKIRIKYDLISVQKNGSKEDYHTESTSSDFDIYFGNKDILLPPGIYEYELKYTTSDQIGFFDKYDEFYWNVNGTLWDFPVDKISAKVTLPEGAEILQQSCYTGSYGSDESKCTGKQLSANTIEWSAKNLGQNEGLTIAVGFNKGIFAPPPPPGFLEKYGILAALIAAALGLSGYFFTTWKKYGIDPQKPIVYPQFNAPQNLSPASLGYLENEQYSTQLISAAIVSLAVKGYLKIIEEDKRILGIFGGKEYTLEKIKEQDQTLPKEEINLMNKLFSGESTVITFDGQYNSKIENAVNDFKASLKFQHDDFLKKGNNTSKLFLPIIVIFVFYGLGLFFSYRLSYSDTHLGAGIFLSAAALFTGIFISVFFERSSVVKVLFAFISIGLMSILSTIFSLDTERTENIGFYASYGFLIFGFIAMVLYQYFIKQPSSEKLETQSLIEGFKMYLGTAEEKTLQFHNPPAMTPDIFEKMLPYAMVLGVEKIWGEKFQSMLKKSALGENQQYHSNWFIGTSVMNMNFAGSLNSSLSQSIASSSTQPSSSGSGSGGGGFSGGGGGGGGGGGW, from the coding sequence ATGAACCGGTTAATTTTTGCATTTCTGATCCTGATTTTCGGGATTGGCGCAGCACAGGATTTGGCGGTTGATTCTTCTGCCCGGAAAAACTATGAACATATTATTTCTTTCGATTCCGATATCGTTATTGGAAAGAATGCACAAATTACGGTCACCGAAAAAATAAAAGTTTACGCAGAAGGAATTAATATCCGCAGAGGAATTTTCCGGTCCTTACCTTTATGGAGGAACATTAATGGCAGGAAAATAAGAATTAAATATGATCTCATTTCGGTTCAAAAAAATGGATCAAAAGAAGATTATCATACTGAAAGTACAAGTTCTGATTTCGATATTTATTTCGGTAATAAAGACATCCTCTTACCTCCGGGAATTTATGAATATGAACTGAAATACACGACCTCAGATCAGATTGGATTTTTTGACAAGTATGACGAATTTTACTGGAACGTGAACGGCACATTGTGGGATTTTCCTGTGGATAAAATCTCGGCTAAAGTTACTTTGCCGGAAGGTGCAGAAATTCTTCAGCAATCATGTTATACGGGAAGCTATGGATCGGATGAATCCAAATGCACAGGCAAACAATTATCTGCAAACACGATCGAATGGTCTGCCAAAAACTTAGGCCAAAATGAAGGGTTAACGATTGCAGTTGGTTTCAACAAAGGAATTTTTGCCCCTCCGCCTCCACCGGGATTTTTAGAAAAATACGGGATTTTGGCAGCGCTTATTGCAGCAGCTTTAGGATTATCAGGATACTTTTTTACCACTTGGAAGAAATACGGGATCGATCCGCAGAAGCCCATTGTATATCCACAGTTCAATGCGCCACAAAACCTGTCTCCTGCTTCGTTAGGTTATCTGGAAAATGAACAGTATTCGACTCAGCTGATCTCAGCAGCAATTGTAAGTCTGGCAGTTAAAGGTTACCTTAAAATCATTGAAGAAGATAAAAGAATTCTGGGGATTTTCGGCGGCAAAGAATATACATTAGAAAAAATCAAAGAACAGGATCAGACTTTACCCAAAGAGGAAATCAACCTGATGAATAAATTATTTTCTGGCGAATCAACGGTCATCACTTTCGATGGACAATACAATTCAAAAATTGAAAATGCTGTGAATGATTTTAAAGCCAGTTTAAAATTCCAACATGATGACTTTTTGAAAAAAGGAAATAATACGAGTAAATTATTCTTACCGATTATCGTCATTTTTGTTTTTTACGGTCTGGGTTTATTTTTCAGTTACCGGTTAAGTTATAGCGACACGCATCTGGGCGCAGGAATTTTTCTGAGTGCGGCTGCTTTATTTACAGGAATTTTTATTTCTGTTTTTTTTGAAAGATCAAGTGTGGTGAAAGTTTTATTTGCCTTCATTTCAATAGGATTGATGTCGATTCTTTCAACAATCTTCTCATTGGACACAGAAAGAACAGAAAACATAGGCTTCTACGCAAGTTATGGTTTTTTAATATTTGGATTTATCGCAATGGTACTTTATCAATATTTCATTAAACAACCAAGTTCAGAAAAACTGGAAACCCAATCGCTCATCGAAGGTTTTAAAATGTATCTGGGAACAGCAGAGGAAAAAACTTTACAATTTCACAATCCGCCGGCAATGACGCCCGATATTTTTGAAAAAATGTTGCCTTACGCGATGGTTTTAGGCGTTGAGAAAATTTGGGGCGAAAAATTCCAAAGCATGTTAAAAAAATCAGCTTTAGGTGAAAATCAGCAATATCATTCGAATTGGTTTATTGGCACTTCGGTAATGAATATGAATTTTGCGGGCTCCTTAAACTCTTCACTGTCACAATCCATCGCGAGTTCTTCTACGCAACCTTCAAGTTCCGGAAGCGGATCAGGTGGTGGTGGATTTTCCGGAGGTGGCGGTGGCGGTGGCGGAGGTGGCGGCTGGTAA